One window of the Rufibacter radiotolerans genome contains the following:
- a CDS encoding THUMP-like domain-containing protein, with product MHVFSPEEQEFLQKNLQQDPAKLMLQAKKWPGIDVPKLAQQIKARQKAKTKIPAWAANLSLVFPANLSVEQSSSELTAAYKANLISGETLADLTGGFGVDAYSFAQRFRQVTYVERQPELAEVVANNYQQLGIENIQVVSGEAEDFLETLPAQLDVIYLDPARRGESQERVHLLQDCEPDVLGLLPALLQKAKAVLLKTAPMLDIDLALQDLTGVQHIWVVAVQNEVKEVLYLITSDTTQEPVITAVNLRPGQEPLEVSFTKLQEEQATAVYAPEPLTYLYEPNTALLKAGAFKWLSQEYQVQKLHRNSHLYTSTELQAAFPGRIFEITAKPKANAKELHQLLPNKKANITVRNYPLTVAQLRDKLKLKEGGNDYLFATTDMHNKPILILGRKVN from the coding sequence ATGCACGTTTTTTCTCCGGAGGAGCAAGAATTCCTTCAAAAAAACCTCCAGCAAGATCCAGCCAAGCTGATGCTGCAGGCCAAGAAATGGCCGGGGATAGACGTGCCCAAACTAGCGCAGCAGATAAAGGCCCGGCAGAAAGCGAAAACCAAGATTCCTGCCTGGGCGGCGAATCTGAGCCTGGTATTCCCGGCGAACCTGTCTGTAGAGCAGAGTTCCTCTGAACTGACGGCGGCCTACAAAGCCAATCTTATTTCTGGGGAAACCTTAGCTGATCTGACCGGTGGGTTTGGGGTAGATGCCTATTCCTTTGCCCAACGTTTCAGGCAGGTGACCTACGTGGAGCGGCAGCCAGAATTAGCCGAGGTGGTGGCCAATAATTACCAGCAACTGGGGATAGAAAACATACAGGTGGTTTCCGGCGAGGCCGAGGATTTCCTAGAAACCTTGCCTGCTCAACTGGACGTGATTTACCTGGACCCCGCCCGCCGGGGCGAGAGCCAGGAACGGGTGCATCTGCTCCAGGACTGTGAGCCAGACGTGCTGGGCCTGCTCCCTGCGCTGTTACAGAAGGCCAAAGCGGTGCTGCTCAAAACGGCGCCCATGCTAGACATTGACCTGGCGCTACAAGACCTGACCGGCGTGCAACACATTTGGGTAGTGGCCGTGCAGAACGAGGTGAAGGAAGTGCTGTACCTCATCACGTCAGATACAACCCAGGAACCGGTCATTACCGCCGTGAACCTTCGGCCGGGCCAGGAGCCGCTGGAAGTCAGTTTTACCAAATTGCAGGAAGAACAGGCCACTGCCGTGTACGCCCCTGAGCCGCTCACCTATCTGTATGAACCCAACACGGCCCTTCTGAAAGCGGGCGCCTTTAAATGGTTGTCACAAGAGTACCAAGTGCAGAAGCTACACCGAAACAGCCACCTCTATACCTCCACAGAACTGCAGGCAGCGTTTCCGGGCCGTATTTTTGAAATCACGGCCAAACCAAAAGCCAATGCTAAGGAACTGCACCAGCTACTACCCAATAAAAAAGCGAACATCACGGTACGCAATTACCCCTTAACAGTGGCCCAGCTAAGAGATAAGCTAAAACTGAAGGAAGGCGGGAATGATTATCTGTTTGCCACTACGGACATGCACAATAAGCCTATTCTGATATTGGGCAGGAAAGTGAATTGA
- a CDS encoding DUF4919 domain-containing protein produces the protein MKQFLLTGLLCLALLASSGAQTISKVNFDAIKKAIASPKSKLYYPTLLKRYHANDTRLTLDEYKHLYYGWTFQTGYNPYRPNDKSDDLNEMLLYERFMDIVTTGNKILAVDPFNLDVLYLMHMAYGEMNKKVESQKYLTKFEGLMAAIKASGNGRSPQTAVVINAPRDEYMFLTVVNLRQKGRAVLLENKYEQVNLQTPNKLNLTEVYFNIEKAIAKKR, from the coding sequence ATGAAACAATTTTTGCTTACCGGCCTCCTTTGCCTGGCGTTACTGGCCTCTTCTGGGGCCCAGACCATTTCCAAGGTAAACTTTGACGCCATCAAAAAGGCTATTGCCTCGCCTAAGTCAAAACTCTACTACCCCACGCTGCTCAAGCGGTATCACGCCAATGATACCCGCCTCACCCTGGATGAATACAAGCACCTGTATTATGGCTGGACGTTCCAGACCGGCTACAACCCGTACCGGCCCAATGACAAGTCTGATGACCTGAACGAGATGCTGCTCTATGAGCGGTTCATGGATATTGTAACCACCGGCAATAAGATTCTGGCCGTTGACCCCTTCAACCTGGACGTGCTCTACCTCATGCACATGGCCTACGGCGAGATGAACAAGAAAGTGGAAAGCCAGAAATACCTCACCAAGTTTGAGGGGCTGATGGCGGCCATCAAGGCCAGCGGCAACGGGCGCTCCCCGCAGACCGCGGTGGTGATCAACGCGCCCCGCGATGAGTATATGTTCCTGACCGTGGTGAACCTTCGGCAGAAGGGAAGGGCTGTGTTGCTGGAAAACAAATACGAACAGGTGAACCTGCAGACGCCCAATAAGCTCAACCTCACCGAGGTCTATTTCAACATTGAGAAAGCGATTGCCAAGAAAAGATAA
- a CDS encoding DUF4397 domain-containing protein — protein MKTWMKFCLMAVALPTLLLTSACEDDDDDVMTMDQKANVMVVHASPNAPSVDLYVDGTKANTAALAYPRNTGYLQVQAGTRNVKVTPAGASATNAVIDANLTLAANMNYSVFAAGPVTGISALVVEDNLAAPAAGKAHVRFFHLSPDAPRVDVVVQGGGDLFSDIEFKEATAFTPVNAGSYTLLVQPVNTNTNAVTATVNLEAGKIYTIFAKGFLNPPSGNTNTLGAEVIVNK, from the coding sequence ATGAAAACGTGGATGAAGTTTTGCCTGATGGCAGTTGCTCTGCCTACCCTGCTCCTGACCAGCGCCTGCGAAGATGATGATGACGATGTGATGACCATGGACCAGAAAGCCAATGTCATGGTGGTGCACGCGTCGCCCAACGCCCCTTCGGTTGATTTATATGTAGACGGAACCAAAGCCAACACCGCCGCGCTGGCCTACCCAAGAAATACGGGGTATCTGCAGGTGCAGGCCGGAACCAGAAACGTGAAAGTAACCCCTGCCGGTGCCAGCGCCACCAATGCGGTCATAGATGCTAACCTGACCCTAGCCGCCAACATGAATTACTCTGTGTTTGCTGCCGGTCCGGTTACTGGTATTTCTGCCCTGGTGGTGGAGGATAACCTGGCTGCGCCTGCCGCCGGAAAAGCCCATGTGCGGTTTTTCCATTTGTCGCCAGACGCCCCAAGGGTAGATGTGGTGGTGCAAGGAGGAGGTGACCTGTTCTCAGACATAGAGTTCAAGGAAGCCACCGCATTTACCCCGGTCAATGCAGGATCCTATACGCTGCTGGTGCAGCCGGTGAATACCAACACTAATGCGGTTACCGCCACCGTGAACCTGGAGGCGGGCAAGATCTACACCATTTTCGCCAAAGGATTCCTGAATCCGCCGTCAGGCAATACAAATACCCTGGGGGCCGAAGTGATTGTGAACAAGTAA
- a CDS encoding DNA-3-methyladenine glycosylase, which produces MPAPRKLPDAFFARPDVVTIAQELIGKYFFTSFDGILTGGMVVETEAYSGDNDAACHAHLGRRTKRTQIMYEHGGVAYVYLIYGIYSLFNIVTNTEGTADAVLIRAIEPTEGLEEMKLRRGLDKIETRLTAGPGLVTQALGISTHHNGTHLQGSEIWFEDHGKVIPEEEIVAGPRVGVAYAGADALLPWRFSLKGSKWVSKAKPKY; this is translated from the coding sequence ATGCCAGCGCCCCGCAAACTCCCAGATGCTTTCTTCGCCCGCCCAGACGTGGTCACTATTGCGCAGGAACTCATTGGCAAGTACTTCTTCACCAGCTTTGACGGCATCTTGACCGGCGGTATGGTGGTGGAGACCGAGGCCTACTCCGGAGACAATGACGCGGCCTGCCACGCGCACCTGGGCCGGCGCACCAAACGTACCCAGATCATGTACGAGCACGGCGGGGTGGCTTACGTGTACCTCATTTATGGCATTTATTCCCTCTTCAATATTGTCACCAATACCGAAGGCACCGCCGATGCCGTGCTCATCAGGGCCATTGAACCCACCGAAGGCCTGGAAGAAATGAAGCTCCGCCGCGGCCTTGACAAAATAGAAACCCGCCTTACCGCCGGCCCCGGCCTGGTCACCCAAGCCCTGGGCATCTCCACGCACCACAACGGTACCCACCTGCAAGGCAGCGAGATCTGGTTTGAAGACCACGGAAAAGTGATTCCGGAGGAAGAAATAGTGGCCGGGCCCCGGGTTGGCGTGGCCTACGCCGGTGCAGATGCCCTGCTTCCCTGGCGCTTCAGCCTCAAAGGCAGCAAATGGGTGAGCAAAGCAAAGCCGAAGTATTGA